In Achromobacter pestifer, the DNA window TCGTGGGTCACGCAAATCATCGTCATGCCGCTTTCCTGGGCCAGGGTGACCATCACATCCAGCACTTCCTTGACCATTTCCGGGTCCAGCGCGGAAGTCGGCTCATCGAACAGCATGATCTTGGGGCTCATGCACAACGAACGCGCGATCGCCACGCGCTGCTGCTGGCCGCCCGACAACTGGCCGGGGAATTTCTTGGCCTGATCCGGAATGCGCACGCGCTCCAGGTACTTCATGGCCGTGGCCTCGGCTTCGGCGCGCGGCTTCTTCAGCACCCACATGGGGCCCAGCGTCAGGTTCTCCAGCACCGTCAGGTGCGGGAACAGGTTGAAGTGCTGGAACACCATGCCGACGTCCTTGCGGATGGTCTCGATGTGCTTGAGGTCGTTGGTGAGCTCGGTGCCGTCCACGATGATGTGGCCCTTCTGGTGCTCTTCCAGGCGGTTGATGCAACGGATCATGGTGGACTTGCCCGAGCCCGACGGCCCGCACACCACGATGCGTTCACCCGGCGCGACGTCCAGGTTGATATTGCGCAGCACGTGGAACTGGCCGTACCACTTGTTCACGTCCTGCAGTTTGATGATGGCATCAGACATGCCTGTACTCCCGTAAGTATCGCGATGCGCGCCCGCCCAGGGCGGACGCGCTGCAAAGTTCTAGCGTGCGTGTCCCGTGGCCAGGCGCTTTTCCAGCGACTGGCTGTACTTGGACATGGAGAAGCAGAAGACAAAGTAGATGAGCGATATGAACAGGTACGCCTCCACCCCGAATCCGCGCCATGCCGCGTCGGACAAAGCCGCCTTGGCCGCCAGCGTCAGGTCGAAGATGCCGATGATCACCACCAGCGAGGTGTCCTTGAACAGCGCGATGAAGATGCTGACCAGCGGCGGAATCACGATCTTCAGCGCCTGCGGCAGGATGATCTTGCGCATCTGCTGCCAGTAGTTCAGGCCCAGCGAATCCGCGCCCTCGTACTGGCCCTTGGGAATCGCCTGCAAGCCGCCCCGCACCGTTTCGGCGATATACGCCGCCGCGAACATGATGATCGCGATCTGCGCGCGCAGCAGCTTGTCGATGGAGAAGCCTTCCGGCAGGAACAGCGGCAGCATCACCGAGGACATGAACAGCAGGCTGATCAGCGGCACGCCGCGGATCAGCTCGATGTACACAACGCACAGCGCCTTGATGGCGGGCATCTTGGAGCGCCGGCCCAGGGCCAGCAGCACGCCGATGGGAAACGCGAAGGCAATGCCGAACGTGGACAGGATCAGCGTCAGCGGCAGGCCGCCCCAGCGTGCGTTTTCCACGTAGGTCAGGCCGAACACGCCGCCCCACATCAGGAGCGCCACGGCCGTCAAGCCCACGGTCCAGATGACGGCGAGCTTCCAGTTCCAGAAGCGGCGGATGCCGCTGCACACGATCACCGCGACCAGGATGACGGTCGCGATCAGCGGACGCCATTGCTCGTCGAACGGATAGGTGCCGAACAGGATCAGCCGGTGCTTCTCGATGATGAACGCCCAGCAGGCGCCGCCGGAAGCGCGGCACTCCTGCGCGTTGGTCGCGGAGAAATTCGCCTTGATGAAGGCCCATTCCACCAGCGCCGGCACCGCCATCAGCAGGAACCAGGCCACCAGCACCGTGATGAGGATGTTCAGCGGTGACGAGAACAGGCGCGACTTGATCCAGGCCCAGAGCCCCACATGGGTGCTGGGCGGCGGCAGGCCTTCGGCGGGGATATGCGAAGTGCTGCTCATATCAACGCTCCACCAGCGCGATGCGCTTGTTGTACCAGTTCATGAATATCGAAATCGACAGGCTGACCGTGAGGTAGGCGCCCATGATGATCAGAATGCCCTCGATCGCCTGCCCAGTCTGGTTCAGCGTGGTGTTCACCACCGACACGATGTCGGGGTAACCGATGGCCACGGCCAGCGAACTGTTCTTGGTCAAGTTCAGGTACTGGCTGGTCATCGGCGGGATGATCACGCGCAGCGCCTGGGGCAGCACCACCAGGCGCAGCACCTGCTTGCGGCGCAGGCCCAGCGAACCCGCGGCTTCCCATTGGCCCGTATTGACCGCCTGGATGCCCGAGCGCACCACTTCGGCAATGAACGCCGAGGTGTAGATCACCAGGCCCGCCAGCAAGGCGGCGAATTCCGGCGACAGCGTCAGGCCGCCCGAGAAGTTGAAGCCCTTGAGCTCCGGCATGTCCAGGGTCAGCGAGGCGCCGCTGACCAGCCAGCCGACGATGGGAAAAGCGATGAGCAGGCCGATGGCCGCACGGCCCAGCGGGAACACGCGGCCGGTCTGCTCCTGGCGCTTCTTGCCCCAGTGGCCCAGGAAGATGATCGCAACGATGGCCAGGCCCAGTCCGCCCAGCATCCAG includes these proteins:
- a CDS encoding amino acid ABC transporter permease; the encoded protein is MSSTSHIPAEGLPPPSTHVGLWAWIKSRLFSSPLNILITVLVAWFLLMAVPALVEWAFIKANFSATNAQECRASGGACWAFIIEKHRLILFGTYPFDEQWRPLIATVILVAVIVCSGIRRFWNWKLAVIWTVGLTAVALLMWGGVFGLTYVENARWGGLPLTLILSTFGIAFAFPIGVLLALGRRSKMPAIKALCVVYIELIRGVPLISLLFMSSVMLPLFLPEGFSIDKLLRAQIAIIMFAAAYIAETVRGGLQAIPKGQYEGADSLGLNYWQQMRKIILPQALKIVIPPLVSIFIALFKDTSLVVIIGIFDLTLAAKAALSDAAWRGFGVEAYLFISLIYFVFCFSMSKYSQSLEKRLATGHAR
- a CDS encoding amino acid ABC transporter ATP-binding protein codes for the protein MSDAIIKLQDVNKWYGQFHVLRNINLDVAPGERIVVCGPSGSGKSTMIRCINRLEEHQKGHIIVDGTELTNDLKHIETIRKDVGMVFQHFNLFPHLTVLENLTLGPMWVLKKPRAEAEATAMKYLERVRIPDQAKKFPGQLSGGQQQRVAIARSLCMSPKIMLFDEPTSALDPEMVKEVLDVMVTLAQESGMTMICVTHEMGFARKVANRVIFMDRGEIIEQNSPDEFFDNPQNERTKLFLSQILH
- a CDS encoding amino acid ABC transporter permease encodes the protein MNTPNKSAPASAPPRRLNWNDPGVRSVVYQVLALAAVAWAVWFLVSNTLHNLSVRNIATGFGFLDREAGFAIGETPIAYSPSDTYGRAILVGLLNTLRVAVIGIVLATILGTLIGIGRLSKNWLVAKITSVYVEVMRNVPLLLQLFFWYALITENMPGPRQAHNPLPGVFISNRGLKVPGLEGYSLDWMLGGLGLAIVAIIFLGHWGKKRQEQTGRVFPLGRAAIGLLIAFPIVGWLVSGASLTLDMPELKGFNFSGGLTLSPEFAALLAGLVIYTSAFIAEVVRSGIQAVNTGQWEAAGSLGLRRKQVLRLVVLPQALRVIIPPMTSQYLNLTKNSSLAVAIGYPDIVSVVNTTLNQTGQAIEGILIIMGAYLTVSLSISIFMNWYNKRIALVER